AATCCTACAGTTCATGataatattgataaaaaaaataagcagGTTCATTCTTCAGAGCAATTGCTCCCCAAGTCATGTATTGCGTAACTGTTTtaccttattttttaaaaaagcataAAGCAAACCAGGAGAACTAGTCAACTGAGAGTGATCAATGCAGGCATTGATAAGGATTTATGGATTATGGatcaaataaacaatatatgTTAATGTACCACACTAACTTAGTTATATTTAAGGTGaaagttcaaattaaatttgcacGAAAGATtattgtgataaaaaaaaatacctattGTATTTGCCCAAACATACTTTACTTCATTTGATTTTTGGCCTACCAAAAAATTTTATAAGGCAATCCATGTTGAGGTGGCAAATCAACAACTACAAAACTTGATATACCTATTGCTCTAAGACTAATAACATTGACTTTCAATTCATGATACCTTTTAGCTGCGTAAAGAACGGCTCATCAACATCAGTTCAAGGTTAAGAGATTTAAGCATCTGCTGAAATAAAAGAGTCTTTAAATGAAGGATAAAAGTTGATCTTACAATGAACTCAATTAGGCATAAATTCATTCAGTCAAACAATACAAGGAGGTAACCGAATTCCTCATGTTTCATCGAAAGAGAAAATACATACAAATGAGAAATATATACTTGATTGGAGTTAGAATATCCTTTCAACTTCCTTTGGACCATTTTCTCTCTTTGATATTGGATCTATGGTTAGGGATGAAAGAGCAGACATTATTTAGATCTTGTTGAGAATAATATATCACAAGTTGAAAAAAATGGTATAGAATGTATACTAATGGACACGATGGAGATCGACCACGGCAGAGACAATCGACAGAGACGACCGACGACTCACTGGCAGAGACAATCGACGACCAACGACCCCACTGGCAGATTTGTACCCACAGCTACAGATCTGAACACTAACGCGATGGAGATCGACGGAGACCGGCAGAAAACTTGATGGATGTAAATGCGATGGAGATCGATGGAGATCGACGAACGATATGGACGGTGAAGGAGATCGATGGATGGACGGACGGTGAATGAGAATCGGTTAGGATTTGGGTAAGAGAGAAATGGACCGGCGTGCGATAGGGTAAAAAACGATAAGGTGAAAGGGTAAAATGGAGGTGGCGTGCGAGTGTGtacttgtttaattttttaataaaataaaaaaataataattacatctttaatgtcggtttaaaaccgacattaaagtcaTCTTCAATGTTAGTTTAAAACCAaacattaaagatccgttttatttttttaaaaaaactgacgttatacatccgattttacttttccaaccgacattaaagcccaaaactATGTGTCTTTGATAGTTAAcgatagtaattaattcggttaagagttttaatgaattaattatagatcgttagagctcatgatctgtaggtccattaggtccctttcTAGCTCATTAAATGGAATTACAAAATGAGTTATTATGTATGAAATTCgggttacaaatttgaaatgttcaaattcattttaggGTTTTTGATTGATGGTATatgataaaaattttaaacatttaatttaattgaaattaaacgaaattgaaaaatcaattaatatttaattatgatttgaattataaaattgatttattggttatttgatattttattaatttaatatttagatattaaattaatattattttaattaaaaagtttaattaaaaaaatcatttaaaattgattttatataaattaatNNNNNNNNNNNNNNNNNNNNNNNNNNNNNNNNNNNNNNNNNNNNNNNNNNNNNNNNNNNNNNNNNNNNNNNNNNNNNNNNNNNNNNNNNNNNNNNNNNNNAAAAGAGAGagatatgaaaaaataaaaagaacacAGAGAGAGACTATTCGAATTTGACGTGGCAAAACCATAGCCGTCAGATAAAGAAAAGGCAAACTTGTTGTTGACACGTGTAATAAAAGTGATGACCTCAATCGAAATTACGGAAAAGACctaagaaaattgaaaagacGAAACTGACCTTGTTAGCGTTGGGAACCTTCTTGTAGAGCTTTCATTCTCTCCGCAATTCGCTCTCTCCGTAACTGTTACAAAATTacgaattataattaataatatatatattcatttttctttcaaaaattacaaaatttttaGGGCAATACtacattgttttaaaaaaaaaatatatataataaaggtattattgaaataaatggagggttttttttttttttttttttgtaatttatgtaATTAGCGGTTTGTATTTGCATGCTGGGGAAATGCGGGAAAGaattagaaaatgaaaatggaaaaaaaaaaaaaaaaggaaattaattagcattaagtaattaattaattactcttCTGCTATACTATGAGGGTCTGTGGCTTGTCCTCTCCGAGCTCTGACTCTCTGTCGGGGCTGAGCCGGTGCTGCACCACCACCGCCGGAGCCAGGACCCGCCGGTGATGGAGTACTAACTGATACCGGAGCTCCGAAGTTCTGTTTCTGAGAGTTTGAGTTCCCTGCAGATTTGTTGATATTGAAGTTTAAAAAATGTGAGGTTATCTTTTGAACTGTACGATCGAATCGAACTAACTTATTGCCTGAGATTGATTCTGGTTAAGACGAAACCGGAGGTGTTGAGAAATCCGGCGAAATTCGTTGAAAAGAGAGGGAATGACTGAACCGTGATCAATCTGCAGGATTTACGATATAATTTTCCGCAAATTGAATCGAAACCGGTACTAATTCGTAACCTAATCTTCGAATTGAAACGATTAACAATTTAATTTGAGAGTTCGATTTTGAGTACCGGATTAGGGCATTTGAAAGACGAAGAGCCTGCTATTTCAACGACGTCGTTACCAGGCAACGGAAGGAGACCGGAATCATCGGCGGCGGTGGCGGTGGCGGTAGCGGTGGTGATTCCTCTCGACATGAGTAACTGCTGTTGAAGCAAGGCCATGGCATTTTGGCGCGTGGAGTTGTGTCGCCGATCTGAAACGCAACATTGTCGGGATTAGACGGCGTCGGTGGTTGGGGAGGGAGGTCGGAGTGAGGATTTTGGAGGCCGGCGGGGAGTTCCCAGGGAGGAGGGATGGTTGGAGAGGATTTGGTCGAGGAAATCGTCGGAGGAGAAGGAAGAGGGATGGAAGAGGGAGGTTTGAagttggtggtggtggtggagtTGAGAGGCGTCAGTCTCCGGCTGGTGGTCACGACGGTGGCTATGGAGGTCCGGGAGGGAGTTGGTGAGTCTCATATCAGTCCGCGAGAAATGACAAAGAAGTGAATGAGGAAGCCATGGAAGGTGGGATTAGTGAGGTTTTATAAGAGAAGATGAAGCGCGTGAGCATCAGTTACTcttattatatttttgttgaattattttaaaataattaaatgaattaaaagaactTATCATATGCTTCTTAATAGTAGGCTCCTTTGTCAATTAAGTTTAAGTTAGCTaaacaaatatatgaaaatttgtgAATAAAATTATTATCTTACTAATATATTTAAACTAGTAGACATGTCACctaaaacaaaatattcatTCTCAGGTCAAATTTTACTAATCATATATTGGACGGTCTATCAAGTATTGTTTATGTAATATGTTCAAATCAATCATTTGgtcatttaataatttaaaaaaaatcaaataatagttttatttgataaaaaaaaaattaaaacaattgttTTATGGTGTAACTTAATTGAGAGTTTCAATACATAATCAAAAATTAAGAAAGATATCAATTAAATACATGAACTATTTAGAGTATTTAGTCGTCcccttttttaaataaaaatattaggaATGAAAGTTGAAGAAATCAATTTCTACTTTCAATACATAGTCAAATAACTCACGTTTAATACATTATAGATGataacaaatttttttcttcttttctatttcatattttataaaaGTAGAAGATTAAATCGTCAACGTCATGACTGATGTCTTATCTCATTGGAATCGAATTAATTGGGCAAGACATAAAAAATTGATGTCTTAACTAATCAATTAGAATCCAATTAGCtagaaaaaaaaggttaaatttaGGCATTATGTGGACATTAATATAGCAATAGTTTACTGAGAAGTAATAACAATGATAATTATAAGATTTTGAGCGCGTGAAGAAACTTACCTGAAGAAGCGAGTGGAGGTCTAAGGTGTGTCCAAGTAGGGCTAAAAATAGGCGACCACaaacttcatttttcttttacgtattttattttatttcttttatttttcccgCTAATTTTTGACACCATTCTTGGTGAGATAGTTAGGTTAACTAAATTCAGGAGcgtcaaattttcaaataaataaataaaatttaactataaaaaagaaaaattcaattttgaattatgaatttcaaaactaaacatttctTTAGTAGAAATGTGGTGTGAGAATTTGAAACTTGTTTTTTTTACGTGTCAATTTAATCATTGAGTATTTATGTTCATTTATCTAAAATACTAAAGTAGTTattaacattaattatatgaaaaaaatattaataatattatacaATAAAtatctcatcatttttttttatcaattttatatacttctcattttttttattactattatattctttttttttaataaaaatgatcATGATAATGTACGACGTTTAAAGTCAATTACAAGTTTACTTCTTCACTTTTTAGAACATTACatttatttggtttttctttAAAGGTGTTATTagtcttttaattcttttaactttttaataatttattgaacttgaaattttttaatagatcctaatataataaaaaaaagataaagttaATTGATCAATCAAATATAAAGTCAATTTATGTCTAACAAACCCTATACTttctccaaaaattaaaaaaataataataataaaccccACACTTTGAGTTGTGTTCAAttaggtaatttttttttcttttaaaccatGGTTGAATAAATCAATGACTTATTattggataaaaaaaataaaaaattcgaaaatttctattagacacaaattatataatttgatgacatactaatatttttttaaaaaaagttgaagaatatatttgatatttatatatatatattttttataatacatAAAACTAGAGAATCAATCTTCTGACTTAAAGTTGATAGTATACTTTATGTCAATTGAGTATTTTCATCTTgacatatatttttgtgttaagAGTATTGAAacatatgtgtgtgtgtatatatatatatatatattatattttaacaaTTTGTGGGATAGGATGGAGATCAATCCATAAATCTtgaataattaaacaaaataattttgtaattatttgctttttgaatttaaaaataaaggaaaaaaaaaacattatcgTTAACACAAACTCGAGGGGTTGATTAAGACGCACAAGAAAATTTAATCTTACATTCATCCTTAAGTTTCTCATTCTAAATGATGCACTAATACCTATATGAAAGAATTTGTTAAAAGAAATAGAGATACAAGATCTCTAAATATTCCTAAAATAGTGTAATTTTGTAGGTTATGTTATATGCTTAAAACTTATTcgtattttgtaatttttaattcaaatgatttttttatatgatttctCATTAATAAATCCAATTAACGTGTAAAATTTTGAGAATCTAATGTTTAACTTATTGAATTGAAAGTATCTAAACAATTTGAAACTATGTTCAGATtgaaatatatgttatattactTATAATcattcttaaatttaaaattgattagataatatataattaataaattggtTATATATAAAATAGCTATAGATGTAACTTTTCTAAGATAATGGAACAtaaatacaaatcaaaagaaaatgttgGTTTTGTTACTTCAAGTTTACTCTAAAGTCAAGCACATTTTTTCTATTCAATATTCACCTACACATTCTTTGggtattaaaatattttcttgaTACAATTCAATCTTTTCCAAGCATTTATTATTATGATCAGATTTACCTATGCAAGATCCCTTAATTGTCTTTGACATACTTCTTTGTTCTAGTGCATGTATTATAtctttcataattaaatatgtttaaatataaatatactttATCATAATTTCTCCTTCTTTGTCTCTAAACTCGCGACCAAATTATCAAAACTCAATCTTTTATCCTTAACCAacatatctcatataatatatatctgacacgattgaaaatgaaaactaagatcaataaaattgtgttattttaacaattcaaaattAAGTATTCTTTTGTCATTATATCTACctctcttgattttttttttattgggtcattcaatattaaaccaaataaatcaccttaaaaaatttataatttgtacATTAAACTATGAGgaaagtaaatcaaatttaaattaaaataaaaatctttcTCTATTAATGATGAatactttttttagtacaacggGAACTAAACCAAAAGAAAACGTTAAGAAATAGAGGAAACGTCCCTATTGATGGCTTTGGAGGTCTAAGAAAGATGATCTTGATAAGTCAAAGTTCACATCCGAGAATGTGTCTGACATTATTAGAGAGTCGAAGAAAGCCTTCAATAAACTCTTCCTAGTTCAAGATTAGTAGGCTCatatttttattagtttaatattttggGATTTCCAAAAGAAGCTAGCTAGGTGGGTATGGTTCCCACTTTAATTGGAATTTATTGTaagaatattatatatttaaggatacatattttttttcttagtaaAAGATAAGATTTATGTCACATGTGCCATTTAATATCAAGATCACATCGTATATAACCAAGAGTTTACAAAGTTTAGATGAAGGGAATGGTGAACGGGTGTCgtaattttttaatgtataataaaataaatatctttGGAATATATGAtagtgattttttaaaatttttatttgtttaaaatatataataaggtCCGCAAGATAGGAAatcaaaattatgaaaatcgACATATTGGGATTTTTGCATAATTTATTCCTTTTGGTTGATGTTCTGGATTTGTTCACACTACCTTTATTGATTTTTTCATGAAAGAAGTTTGATTTGTGAACTtattctaattttctttaaattaaagatTGATACTACAAATTTTACATAAATGATAGAGTTACATATGGTTAGCTTTAATACTCTTACATCATCTACGATCAaagaatttttataattttgaatagtTACAATAAATGTTATTAGATATTAgtggaaataaaatataattcaatGACTAAAAgtaaaacattttcttttgttgtattttgttttttaccATGATCCATATACTTACGTATGGTTTAAACTAAACTGAGataaattctgtcacaatgataATGTagtttaaagaaaaatagatgATTTAGATAAAGTAGATTTGATTTAGATTAACATCTTATTTACTTTAAAAACTATAATGAAGTTGAATGGGAATGTGTTGTTGGCCATATTGATACAAAATTGGTTGGCTTTGAGATAATGTCATTTGCTATACAATTAAAAAAGCATTCCACCATTTTGAATTTAACAAGAGATCTTATTGGGGTAAGATGGGGaacttaattaaaaatcaaatgaatttcTTAACCCTAAAATATTGAGTTTGACTTTGAGAGAAAGTGATGTggaattgattaaaaaaattaatggtgAGTTATCACTTTATCAAGCATTCTTAAATATAAAGATTATGACAAATTATTTGTCGTTCATCTaatatatttttacattttttagaTACTATATGGATGGAAGAATCAAATTTCTAATCTTCCACTCAATAGTACAAACTTTGTTATTGTTCATTTTGATATCATTTGCTTGTTCTTAGGGAAAATTGCACAAACCACTCCTATATTATGGAGTTTGTTGCAATTACAccctcaaattttaaatttgattaaccCCCTATAGTTTAATAAGTGTTGCAATCTGACCCTTGTATTAGTTGATGTTCAATTAAATATGAACAAACTTGTCAATTCACAAATgttaaaaaagggaaaaaaattatgCTAAAAAGACTTTAACCACCGTGGTGGCAGTGGTAGCATGAAAACTTGATGGGTTAatagaaggggaaaaaaagtgtCTTCTTCCACTCTTAGTGTTGGGCTTTGTTGATAATTTGGTGGGCTTTGTGAAAGTCCCATCGAGGCCTAAACTTGAAAAACGTTTTAGCTCAAAACCAGCCGAAAGAAAACCTTGTCTTGAATACCATGTGCTGAAAACACAATCCGTGTGAAAGCTTGATCTTACCTTACATGTTGATGGCCAAGACTAATCCTAGGCACTCACACAATCAGATTTCCTTGAATGActatctttcatttttctttctttcagatcagagagctcgagagagaagaGAAATACAGAGGGGAAATGTTGTTGAACTTCTTAAAGAAatatgatgaagatgatgagtgaatagttatgcataaagagtaaagagaagagaaagaagaaggacGCCAGTCTTTAACGTGGTCCAACTTCAAGAAAGCCTACATCCACGGAGGAgctgaattttattcaaaacttGCAGAGTTCTTGAAGAATACAGATAAGTAGCTAGGATAGTCTCTTTTGTTTCAATACATTTATGAGCTAGCTAAGTTGTATTTATATAGGACTTTACAAAAAACTATTATAACATACTTGTAAAGTTAATTTTAGCATGTACTCCTTAACAAATCTCCATcttgaaatgaattttaaaaggTTTCAGCTCCTCTTTTTGctaatcttttcttcttcatcctttgTCTCTCAACTCAAACCCAATGATGTCGAGGCACTTCTGAAGTTTGAGATGGGTCACTGCCTTGGTCAGCATATCAGAGGCATTCTCTGAGGTATGGATCTTCAATActtctattttctttccttctatCTGTTCCCTTATGAAATGGTATTTAACATCGATATGTTTTGTTCAATTATGATATTGTGGATGTTTAGATAAGTGTATGGTACATTGATTGTCGCAATATATCTTGACTGTATTCTGTTTAATTCCGAAGTCAAGTAGTAGCCCTTTAAGCCATAAACCTTCCTTAACAGCTTATGATAGTGCTATAAACTCTACCTCAGTGGTAGAAAGAGCTACCACTGACTGTAGAGTAGCTTTCTAGCTAAGTACACAGTTTCCATATAGGAAGATATAACCTCATAGGGACCTTCTTCTGTCTAACTCCCCTGCATAATCTGAGTCCACAAAGCCTATTAGCTCAAGTTCACTGTTTAATGTCTGTTGATATAACAGTCTGGCACTCATAGTGCCTTTGAAGTACCTCATAATCTACTTGGTAGCTTCTCAGTGCCCCTTGCCAGGGTTAGTCATGTACCTATTGACCAAACTTGTAGCATAGACAATGTCAGGCCTTGTAGAAATCATAAGATACATCAGACTTTCCACTGCTTGGGAGTAGGGAACAGTAGACATTTCCTTTAAGTGTTGAATATCTGTTTCCTTTGGTGAATTTTCTGatgaaagtttaaaattatGTGTTATTGGTTGCAAACTGTCTTGGCCTCTGTCATATGATATTTCTTGATTAACTTCTCATAATATTGTGACTGATCAATGCTTAATCTGTATGCGGATCTGTCTCTTTTGATGTCTATGCATAATATTCTGTTTGCACTACCTatgtctttcatttcaaattctgaTTTCAACAAGTCTATCACTTGCTTTAGATCTTTCATAGTAGTACCTGACAGcagcatatcatctacatataggaGTAGATAGATAGGATTAGCATAGATGTTAGAGTTTATATAGACACAACTATCATAGGAACTTTTAATAAATCCATTCTTCTATACGAAGTCATTGAATCTTTTGTTCCAACACTTAGGAGATTGTTTAGTCCATAGATAGACTTCTTTAATAGACAGTAATGGCCTTCTTTCCCTTTGACTTCATAGCCTTTAGGTTGACACGTGTAGATGGTCTCATTTAGAAAACCATGTAGGAAAGTTGTCTTAACATCAAGTCGTTCTAGCTCTAGATCTTGTTGTGCCACAATATATAGTAGTAGCCTGATTGAAGTTTGTTTAACTATAGGGAAAAAGATCTCATTGTAGTCAATACCTTGtctttgaaggaaatcaaaaaAAGAGATCTCCATTAGCAGcgaaagtggatcgttccaaattccattcagattgAACACAACAATCACAGTCTTAAACGAAAACGAATAGATTATGTATCAACAgaatttacagcatgctaaaacaagattcaagggatagagtatgtgtatctttgaagaaccattcttcaagtatcccccAAACAATCTCCAATACGTCCACAACAACGCTCATACGCAACGAACAGCCcaccaacagcacgaacaaccaACAACTCCTCGAACTTAATCGAGTCCAACTTAATTCACGAATGGATGTAgaataccaccacaagtgtaccttggtattttcggtgtgagaattcaaaagttgtgggctctgtatgatcttggattgaggacaGGAGGTAtgtgatcgagtagacgatcgagtaaatggGAAATAAGAatattgtctatcgtatagacgatatactcgatcgtttagcaaactgaagcctatcacatagactttgctactcgatcgtgtagcaacgatcaaaagagtaactatcatatagtcaactcttagctgatcgtgtagactctgtcaacgctatcgcttagtaaaaactatttttacttgatagctttttcCGTGAGAAAATCCGAATTGAACaactactaattttggaaaacaattttccttttatctcacagttaccataaaacttctaataacctcccactcaatccat
This DNA window, taken from Benincasa hispida cultivar B227 chromosome 6, ASM972705v1, whole genome shotgun sequence, encodes the following:
- the LOC120080095 gene encoding bHLH transcription factor RHL1-like, with the translated sequence MALLQQQLLMSRGITTATATATAADDSGLLPLPGNDVVEIAGSSSFKCPNPIDHGSVIPSLFNEFRRISQHLRFRLNQNQSQGNSNSQKQNFGAPVSVSTPSPAGPGSGGGGAAPAQPRQRVRARRGQATDPHSIAEDYGESELRRE